In a genomic window of Lepisosteus oculatus isolate fLepOcu1 chromosome 3, fLepOcu1.hap2, whole genome shotgun sequence:
- the dcp2 gene encoding m7GpppN-mRNA hydrolase, with amino-acid sequence METKRGEIPSGVLDDLCSRFILHIPSEERDNAIRVCFQIELAHWFYLDFYMQNTPGLPQCGIREFAKAVFNHCPFLLPQGEDVQKVLEQWKEYKMGVPTYGAIILDETLENVLLVQGYLAKSGWGFPKGKVNEDEAPHDCAAREVLEETGFDIRDRICKDTFIEQRITDQLARLYIIPGVPKETKFNPKTRKEIRNIEWFSIEKLPSHKNDMTPKSKLGLAPNKFFMAIPFMRPLREWIAKKQGESSDSDNGFPPNGSTPAKPQMDKVRSRSRQNQTIVDGSSGDSWLKQKQQKPFSQSTQHDLSEFLKVKNLRGNGKKHQDSPNLKKRANGVSNQQVKHHQSAKAEKRLQPRRLQDNFETDAVCDFCSSNDEQPLTHAEGVPTTCNGECENVLYSSIGFCSSKQWTASSFNTVFCYVQVKSWHDLTKQLGHYSPRYHVLQLF; translated from the exons ATGGAGACGAAACGAGGGGAGATTCCCAGCGGCGTATTGGACGACCTCTGCAG CCGATTCATCCTGCACATTCCCAGTGAAGAACGAGACAATGCAATCCGAGTTTGTTTCCAGATCGAGCTTGCCCACTGGTTTTACTTGGACTTCTACATGCAGAACACACCAGGATTGCCTCAGTGCGGGATAAGAGAGTTTGCAAAAGCTG tttttaatcACTGTCCTTTTTTATTGCCACAAGGAGAAGATGTTCAGAAGGTTTTAGAACAGTGGAAGGAGTATAAAATGGGGGTTCCAACATATGGTGCAATTATTCTCGATGAAACACTTGAAAAT gtcCTGCTCGTTCAGGGTTATCTTGCCAAGTCTGGCTGGGGCTTCCCCAAGGGCAAAGTGAACGAGGATGAGGCTCCCCATGACTGTGCTGCACGAGAG GTGCTGGAAGAAACTGGATTCGACATTCGAGATCGCATCTGCAAAGATACATTCATTGAGCAGAGAATCACGGATCAGTTAGCCCGTTTGTACATAATCCCTGGGGTTCCCAAGGAGACCAAGTTTAACCCTAAAACAAGGAAAGAAATCCGG aatatcgagtggttttcaatAGAAAAGCTTCCATCGCACAAGAATGATATGACTCCTAAATCCAAACTGGGACTTGCACCCAATAAATTTTTTATGGCCATTCCATTTATGAG ACCTCTCAGAGAATGGATAGCTAAAAAGCAAGGAGAGTCTTCAGACAGTGACAATGGATTCCCTCCCAATGGTAGCACACCAGCCAAACCTCAGATGGACAAAGTTCG GTCTAGATCAAGACAGAACCAGACAATTGTGGATGGGTCTTCAGGAGACAGCTGGttgaaacaaaagcaacaaaagcCATTCAGCCAATCTACTCAACACGACTTATCTGAATTCTTAAAAGTCAAA AATTtgcgaggtaatggaaaaaaacaccaaGATTCTCCAAACCTAAAGAAAAGGGCAAATGGTGTCAGCAATCAACAGGTTAAACATCACCAGTCTGCA AAAGCGGAGAAGAGGCTTCAGCCGAGAAGACTGCAGGATAACTTTGAAACCG ATGCAGTATGTGATTTTTGCAGCTCCAATGATGAACAGCCTCTGACACATGCGGAGGGAGTCCCTACTACATGCAACGGGGAATGTGAAAATGTCCTTTATTCCAG TATTGGTTTTTGTTCATCAAAGCAGTGGACTGCAAGCTCCTTTAACACTGTGTTCTGTTATGTGCAAGTTAAGTCCTGGCATGACCTTACAAAGCAATTGGGACATTATTCACCACGCTACCATGTGCTACAACTGTTTTAG